The following nucleotide sequence is from Nocardioides daedukensis.
CGATCGGATCCCGGTTCGGCTTCCAGGGCAACGTCGCTGACGCCGATGGCTTCCTCTGCGCGATCGTCCAGCAGTCCGAGCTGCCGAAGGCCGCCAAGGACCTCGCCTGCACGCTCTTCGAGGCGGCCCTGGAGCCGATCGTGTCCCAAGCCAACCAGAAGCTCCCGATGTCGGGCGGCACGGCCTCGGAGACCTCCCGCGAGGACCTCTCCTCGGCGTACGCCTCGGGCACTGGCTCCGAGCTCAGCGACCTCCTGGGGGCACGATGACCGCCCGCATCCCGACCCGGCCGATGAAGCGGATCGCGACGGTGCTGATCGCGTCGCTGGCGCTCCTGCTGGCAGCGTGTGACTTCGACGGCGCCTACGACCTGCCGCTGCCGGGCTCACCGGTGGACAAGGACAAGTCCTACGTGATCACCGCGGACTTCCGCGACGTGCTCAACGTCGTACCCAAGTCCCCGGTGATGGTGGACGACGTCACCGTCGGCGAGATCACCGAGGTCGACCGCAACGGGTGGCACGCCCGGGTCACTATGCGGATCCGCGACGACGTGAAGCTCCCGGCCAACTCGATGGCGATGATCCGCCAGACCAGCCTCCTGGGTGAGAAGTACGTCGCCCTCGAGGAACCGGTCGACGAGCCCGCAGCCGGAGTCCTCACCGACAAGGGGCACATCGCTCTCAGTGCGACCGGTCGCAACCCCGAGGTCGAGGAAGTGCTCGGCGCGCTCTCCTTCCTGCTCAGCGGCGGGGGAGTGGCCCAGCTGGGCACCATCACGACCGAGCTCAACAACGTGATGAGCGGACGCACCGGTGACGTGAAGAGGCTGCTCACCAACCTCGACCAGGTCGTCGGCACCCTCGATGACCAGAAGGCCGACATCATCGACGCGATGGAGTCGATGAACAAGCTCGCCACCACGCTGAACACCGAGCGCGATGCCATCGGCGAAGCCATCGACGTGATGCCCGCGGCGATCAAGGTGCTCAAGGACCAGCACGGCGAGCTGGTGAAGATGCTCAAAGGCCTCGAGGAGCTCGGCAAGGTCGGCACCCGGGTCATCGGCGCGAGCAAGGACGACCTGATCGCCTCGCTGAAGTCGCTGAAGCCGATCCTGACCGCGCTCAACGAGGCCGGCGCCTCGCTGCCTGCCGGTTTGTCGCTGATGCTGAGCTTCCCGTTCCCCGAAGAGGCCCAGGACATCGTGAAGGGGGACTACGGCAACACCGAGATCCGTCTCGACGTGAACCTGGAGAACTACATCACCGATTCGCTGATCACGCTCCCGGACCCCGCCGAGCTGGTCAAGGACCTGACCAAGTGCCTGGGCAGCGGCAATCTCGCCAGCAAGGCGTGCGCCAAGTTCCTGACCAACCTGGACCTGTTCCGCGAGCTGCGGGCCGCCTGCAAGGAGCCGATCAACAAGCTGCGTGACGTCTGCAAGATCCTCGCCAAGCTTCCCGGCGGTGGCTTGCCGGACCTCAGTGACCTCAGCAAGCTGCTCGGCCAGCCGGGGCTCTCCGCCGTACCGGAGCTGCTGGGGCTCGACGGTCTGCTCGGACTCAAGAAGGCCGCGACCGGTGGCCCGGACGCACCCAGGGCCGACCTCTACGGAACGGGGATCACGTCATGATGACCCGAGGCGTCAAGATCCGGCTGATGGCCTTCGTGGTCCTCAGCGCAGTCGGCATCGTCTATGTGACCGCGAACTACCTGGGCCTCGTCGACCGAGTGCTGGGGCGTGGGATCACCGTGCACGCGACCCTGCCTGACTCCGGTGGCCTGTTCGTCGGCAGTGAGGTCACCTATCGCGGGACCAAGGTCGGCAAGGTCAGCGACATGAAGGTGACCAAGAAGGGCCTCCTGGTCGACATGAAGATCGAGGACGGCTACCGGATCCCCAAGGACTCCCCGGTCAAGGTGCACAACCTCTCGGCCGTGGGTGAGCAGTACATCGACTTCCTGCCCGAGGACGGCGAGGGTCCCTATGCGGAGGAGGGCTACACCTTCCGTGGCACGAAGGACTCCCTGCCCGTCGGTGAGGACGAGGTGCTGATCAAGCTCGACGCGTTCGTGAACTCCGTGGACAAGGACAACCTCTCGTCCTTCATCAAGGAGCTCGGCGCGATGTTCAAGGACACCGGCCGTCCGCTCCAGAAGCTGATCGACAGCGGCAGCGAGTTCATCGACGTCGCGTCCGCGCACACGCAGGAGACGATCAAGCTCCTGGACACCGGTCTGAAGGTCCTCGAGACCCAGCAGGGCCAGGGAGAGAACATCAAGGCCTTCTCCCGAGACCTCGCCTCGCTCACCGAGGTGCTGAAGAACAAGGACGGGGACCTGCGCAAGATCCTCGAGCTGACCCCGGAGGCGGCCACCGAGATCGACGGGCTGCTCCAGGACCTGGAGCCCACCCTGCCGGTGCTGCTGGCCAACATGATCACCACGAGTCAGGTGGCGGTGAACCACCTCGACGGCATCGAGCAGCTCCTGGTCTCCTTCCCGCTCGCCGTGGCCAGCGGGTTCACCGGAACCCCGGGCGACGGTTGGGGACACGTCAACATCCAGCTCGCGCAGTCACCCGGCCCGTGCCGGGGGGAGGGCTACATGCCCGCCACCGAGTGGCGCCGCGGGGACCAGCTCGATGACACGGCCGTCTATCCGGCGAAGTGCCTCAACCCCGGCAAGTCCGTCCAGCGCGGGTCGGTGTTCGCTCCTGGTCGCAGCCAGGGCGCCAACTCGACCGGCAAGTCGTACCGGGGCACCTACAACCCATCCACCGGCGAGGTCGACGGTGCGATGGACAAGGACGGCAACCCGATCTCCGTACACTCTCCGCAGAACCTGTCCGTGCTCGGAAACGATTCCTGGAAGTGGCTCCTCGTGGGGCCGGTGGCTGACTAAGTGACTCCTGTTCTTCAAGAGACCGAACAACGCCGCGATCGCACCACGCGACTCAACACGTGGCTCTATGTCCTCGTCGTGCTCCTGGTGTGCGCTGCGACGGTGGTGGGGGTGTTCGTCGTGAAGCCTGCCTTCTCCGACGAGTCCTCGAGCGTGACCTCCGAGCGCACGTCCGAGGACGTGCCTGCGACGACGTACGCCGAGGTGCTCGAGGCGGCGAGGAACGTCGCGCTCGCCTTCACCAATGTCGACTACCGGGACCTGGACGAGTCCCTGGACAAGATGCTGGCAGGTGCCACGGGCGACTTCGCCAAGCAGTACAAGTCCTCCACCGAGGGACTGCGCACGGTGATGACCGAGAACAAGTCGGTGATGAAGAGCAAGGTCCTGGCTGCCGGGATCGTGACCATCTCCGAGTTCACCGCGCGCGCCCTGGTCAGCACGTCCGGCACGGTCACCAACACCAGCACCAAGGGTGACAAGTCGGCGCGTGAGATGAGACTCCAGCTGGACCTCAGCAAGGTCAAGGGCAAGTGGCTGGTCAACGATGTGCAGTTCGTGGGTTGATGCAGATGACTGACAAGACTCCTCGCAAGCCCGTCGCAGGATCCCGGGTCCCGACCAGCGCTCCGCGCCGGATCGCCGGACGTGCGGCCCGTCCCACCGAGGCCGGACCGGACACGTCCGCCGTCGAGGACCTGCAGGTCGCTGCGGCGGCAGACGCCGCCGAGGCAGACGCTGCGGCGGCAGGCGCCGCCACGGATTCCGGTGCGAGCACGGACGCAGGCTCCGGCGCGAGCTCGGACACGGGCCCGGACAAGGCGCCGGACGCAGACACAACTTCGTCCAACCCGGCCACGGATGACGCGGATGACACGGCTGGGCGCACCGCAGGTGATGAACCAGTTGGCGACCCGATCGTTGAACCGGGCGATGAGCAGGAGCCGGCCGCGGCAAAGCCCGGGCTCCTGTCCCGCCGGCGTACGACCAGAGTGCTCACGGCCGTCGCCGCGCTGCTCACCCTGGCAATCGTCGCCGGTCTCGCGACCTCGTGGGTCGCCTCTCGCGAGGACGATGCGGGCAGCGCTGAGGTCCTTGCCTTCGACAAGCCCTACAAGGTCTCCGACGAGCCGGTGAAGGTCCCGGTCACCGACTGGAACTCGGCCAACACAGCTGCCGAGAAGGCGATCACCGAGATCTTCACCTTCGACTGGAAGGACTACGACAAGAACGTCGAGGCCGCCAAGGGGTTGATCACCGACCGTTTCGCCAAGGAATACTCGCGCACTGCAAAGGCGACCCGGGAGAAGTTCGTGGCCAGCAAGGCCGACTATGACGTCACCGTGGTGGGCCGCTCTGTCGTGGAAGCGACCAAGGACGAAGTGGCCACGCTGATCTTCCTGAACCAATTCGTCTACAAGGGCGAGGGCAAGCAGCGCACCGGGCCCGAGGTCTACCAGGCCCGGATGCTGGTGCGGATGGTGCGCACCGACAACGGCTGGCTGGTCGACGAGCTCCGCACGGACTGACCTTCCCGACACACGCGGGTTGCGTTGTCGGATTCTCTGGACATTGCCCCGGTACCGGACTAGTTTGGGACAAACTAGAACACGTTCCACTTTGTGGTGAGTTCGTCGTGTTCCTTGATGTCTGAGTCGTCGAGAGGGAAGGATCCGGTCATGCCACCACTCGACGACACCATTGAGACTGACCTGGTCATCATCGGCGGCGGCCCCACGGGCCTGTTCGCCGCCTACTACGCCGGCTTCCGGGGCCTGCGGGTCGCCGTCATCGACTCCCTGCCCGAGCTGGGTGGACAGGTGACCGCGATGTATCCCGAGAAGGCGATCCTCGACGTGGCCGGGTTCCCGACCGTCAAGGGCCGCGAGCTCGTTGCCGGACTCGTGGAACAGGCCGCGGTGGCCGATCCGACGTACCTCCTCGGACGCAGCGCCACGAAGATGACCACCGGCGACGACGGCGTGAGCGTAGGCCTCGAGGACGGCACCACCGTCAGCGCCAAGGCAGCGCTGATCACGGCGGGGATCGGGAAGTTCAGTCCTCGCCCCCTTCCTGCAGCCGACGACTGGATCGGCCGCGGCGTCGAGTTCTTCGTCCCCTCGTTCGCCCCCTACCAGGGCAAGGACGTGGTCATCGTCGGCGGTGGTGACAGCGCGTTCGACTGGGCCGTCCACCTGGAGCCGATCGCCAAGAGCGTCACGCTTGTCCACCGTCGCGATGCCTTCCGTGCCCACGAGCGCACCGTGGAGCAGGTGCGCGCCAGCTCGGTGGAGATCATCACCAAGGCTGAGATCAGCGCCATCCGCGGCGGCAGCAGCGTCGAGGAGATCGACATCGCCGTCGGGGACGAGATCATCACCCGCCCGGCCCAGGCCGTGGTCGCCGCCCTCGGCTTCATCGCAGATCTCGGCCCGATGAAGGAATGGGGCCTGGAGCTCGACAAACGCCACGTCGTCGTGGACTCCGCGATGAAGACCAACTTGGACCGGGTCTTCGCGGCCGGTGACATCACCGAATATCCCGGCAAGGTGCGCTTGATCGCAGTCGGATTCGGTGAGGCCGCCACCGCCGTCAACAACGCCGCAGTTGCCATCGATCCTTCTGCGCATGTCTTCCCGGGCCACTCGAGCGAGGGCAGCTGACGTGTCGGGTCGCGACGGAGTACGGATGGACGCCCAGGAGCTCGACAACTTCCTGCGCGCCAACATCAAGGTCCAGGTCGCGACCGCCGGCAAAAACGGTCGGCCGCACCTGACCACCCTGTTCTACATCGTGCTCGACGACGGCCGGATCGCGTTCTGGACCTACGGGCGCTCACAGAAGATCGTCAACCTCGAGCGGGATCCACGGATCACGTGCCTCGTCGAGGACGGGGTCGACTACTTCGAGCTCCGCGGCGCCAGCATCACGGGCTCCGCCGAGATCGTCCGCGAGCACGACCGCATCCTCGAGATCGGGGGCGCCGTCGCAGCCCGAATGGTCGGGGTGGACTCGGTCGAAGATCTCGGGGAGATCGGCCTCGACGAAATCCGTCGACAAGCAGGCAAACGGGTCGCAGTGATCGTCACACCCGAACGGGTGGGCACCTGGGACCACAGGAAGATGAAGGGATGAATCGATGAAGGTCAAGGTTGATTTCGACCTGTGCGAGTCCAACGCACTCTGCGAGGCGCTCGCGCCGGACGTTTTTGAGCTCGACGACGACGACTACCTGGTGATCAAGCAGGACGACGTCACCGACGAGAACATCGGCAGGATCAAGCAGGCCGTAGCCGCATGCCCGCGCTCGGCGATCTCGATCACGGAGGACTGAGGCAGTGACAGCGCTCGATCTCGATGGCCGCGTCGCCATCGTCACAGGTGCCGGCCAGGGCCTCGGCCGGGCCGAGGCCGTCGAACTGGCCCGATCCGGGGCCCGGGTCGTGCTCAACGACCTTCCGGGTGCCGCCGACGAGGCCGCCGAGGAGATCCGGAGCCTCGGTGGCGAGGCACGCGTGGCCCCGGGCGACGTGGGCGAGCGGGCCACCGCGGACCTGATGGTCTCCACGGCACTGGAGGAGTTCGGCAGCCTCGACATCGTGGTGAACAACGCCGGGATCACCCGTGACCGGATGCTGTTCAACCTCAGCGACGAGGAGTGGGACCTGGTGTTGAAGGTGCACCTGCGCGGTCACTTCCTGCTCACCCGGAACGCTGCCTCACACTGGCGCTCGCTGTCGAAGGAGTCGGGCGCCCCGGTCCAGGGAAGCATCGTCAACACGGCCTCCGAGGCGTTCCTCTCCGGCTCGCCGGGGCAGGCGAACTATGCCGCGGCCAAGGCTGGCATCACCGCGCTCACCCTGTCGGCTGCCCGGGGCCTGGCCAAGATCGGCGTACGCGCGAATGCGATCTGCCCCCGCGCGCGCACCTCGATGACCGCCGCGGTCTTCGGCGAGGACACCTCCGGTGAGGCGATCGACCCCTATTCGCCGGAGCACGTCGCGCCCCTGGTCGCCTATCTCGCCTCCCCGCAGGCCGAGTCCATCAACGGCCAGGTCTTCGTGGTCTACGGCGGGATGGTTGCGCTGCTGGCTGCGCCAGTCGTCGAACAGCGCTTTGACGCGAGCGGCGACACCTGGGACCTCGACGACCTCGGCAAGCAGATCGGCGGCTACTTCGAGACGCGTGAGGACAAGAGCCGCAGCTTCTCGGCCGATTCCGTCATGCAACTGACTGTCTGAACCACCCACCCGGAAGAACGAGGAAGAACATGGGCCGATTGGCCGGCAAGACCGCAATCGTCACCGGCGGAGCACAGGGACAGGGAGCGCAGATCGCGCGCGCCTTCGTCACCGAGGGTGCGCGCGTCGTGATCGCAGACGTGGCCCAGGAGGCAGGCGAAGCGCTTGCCGCCGAGCTGGGTGAGGCTGCGGTCTTCATGAATCACGACGTCAGCAACGAGGAGTCGTGGCAGGCCACCGTCACGGCGGCGAACGAGAAGTTCGGCCCGGTCAACGTGCTGGTCAACAACGCCGGGATCCTCCGCTTCAACGCGCTCGAGTTCACCTCTCTCGAGGAGTACATGCAGCTGGTCAACATCAACCAGGTCGGCTGCTTCCTCGGGATGAAGTCCGTGGCTCGCACGATGCGCAAGAACGGTGGCGGCTCGATCATCAACGCCTCCTCCGTGGAGGGACTCGGCGGTATGCCGACACTGGTCGCCTACTCCGCGACGAAGTTCGCGATCCGCGGGATGACCAAGGTCGCTGCCCTCGAGCTCGGTCCCAAGGGGATCCGGGTCAACTCGGTGCACCCCGGGATGATCGACACCGGGATGACCCGCGTGCACGGCGGGGACGCGGCCATGGAGTTCGGTGCCTCGAAGGTGGCGCTCAAGCGGGTCGGCACGCCGGCCGACGTCGCGCCGCTCTATGTCTACCTGGCTTCGGACGAGAGCTCGTACGTCACCGGAGCCGAGATCGCGATCGACGGGGGAGCGACGGCCACCCACGCATTCGGCGGCTGACCAACCCAACTTCTCACGCCGACCCGGCAGTTGTTGACCGAAGTATGAGTCAACAACTGCCGGGTCGACGCATTGCTGCCCGGCTCGGCGGTCAACAACTGCCGGGTCGACGCATTGCTGCCCGGCTCGGCGGTCAACAACTGCCGGGTCGACGCATTACTACCGGGGGCAGACTGTCAACAACTGCCGGGTCAGCGGACGAGCAGGCGGATGGCGACGGCCATCGACTTCTCGACGTCCTCGGCAGAGGTGCGGCCGGTGACCCAGCCGACCAGCGACGAGAGCCAGACGTCACCGAGGACGCGGGCGATGGCGACCTCCTCCGAGGTCGGCTCGTCGGCACCCTGGCGGGTGCCCATGGCGTCGGTGAGCATCCCGGTCAGCATCATGCCGACGTGATGGATCTCGGCCGAGACACTGGCGTCGGCGAACATGAAGGCACGAGTGAGAGCCTCGGTGAGGTGCGGGTCCTTCTGCAGGATCCGCGTGGTCCGGCCGAGGACGAAGTTGACCCGTTCGGCTGCGGTGTCACCAGGAATGGGCTTGCCGGCGCGCTGTCCCTGGGCGTTCTCGAACTCGCGACCGAGCGCGGAGACGAGCAGGTGGATCTTCGACGGGAAGTAGCGGTAGAGCGTGCCCAGGGCGACATCGGCCTGTTCGGCGACGCCCCGCATCTGCACGGCGTCGAAACCACCGCGGGAGGCAAGGTCGATCGTTGCGTCCAGGATTCGCTTGCGCCGCTCTCGTTGAGCGGCAGATCCGAGATCGTCCTGAGTGAGCGAGTTCAGCGCATTCACGTGGCTCTCCTCTCATCAGGAACAAATGGTTCGTGGCACAAGGCACAATTCATGCGGAAATCCCTGTCCACCCTATGACGTTGACGCCTTGATCGATCCGAGCGTCTAGGCTACTGCCTCGTAGGCCATAATAGGAACACGTTCCACTTTCGGCGAATGTCGGGCGTGGCGCGCCCCCGGTCCCGACTGGCGTCGGGGGAGACGAGAAGGAAGAGGTGACCGCCATGCGCATCGCACTGCTGTCCTACCGCAGCAAGCCGCATTGCGGTGGCCAGGGTGTCTACATCAGGCACCTGAGCCGCGAGCTGGTGGCACTCGGCCACGAGGTCGAGGTGTTCTCCGGACAGCCCTATCCGGAGCTGGACGAGGGGGTCGGCCTGACCAAGGTCCCCAGCCTCGACCTCTACCGCGAGCCGGACCCGTTCCGGATCCCCAAGCTCAAGGAGTTCCGCGACCTCATCGACGTCGAGGAGTTCCTCACCATGTGCACGGCCGGGTTCCCCGAGCCGAAGACCTTCGGCAAGCGCGTCGCTCGGCTGATCAAGGCCCGCCGGGATGAGTTCGACATCGTCCACGACAACCAGGTGCTCGCCCACGGCATGGTCGACATCATGGATGCCGGGATCCCGCTGATCACCACCCTGCACCACCCGATCACCTTCGACCGCAAGCTCGATCTGGCCGCCGCGCCCAACTGGCGCAAGAAGCTCAGCACCCGACGTTGGTACGGGTTCCTGAAGATGCAGGGCAAGGTCGCCCGCCGCGCCGTGAAGATCCTGTCGCCCTCGGAGTCGTCGGCGCGCGACATCGTGACCGACTTCGGCGTCGACCCGGAGCGGATCCAGGTCATCCCGCTCGGGGCGGACGACGTGTTCGCGCCGCCGACCACGCCGCGGGTGCCGGGACGGATCGTCGCCATGGCCAGTGCGGATGCCCCGATCAAGGGTGTGGCAACCCTGCTGGAGGCGTTCGCCAAGCTGCGCACCGAGCGCGACCTCGAGCTGATCCTGGTCACCAAGCCCGAGGTCGGGGGCCGTACCGAGCAGCTCATCGAGAAGCTCGCCATCAAGGACTCCGTCAGCTTCGTCAACGGCATCAGCGACGCCGAGCTCGTCGAGGTGATGGGCTCGGCCGAACTGGCCTGCGTCCCGAGCCTCTATGAGGGGTTCTCGCTTCCCACTGCCGAGCTGATGGCGTGCGAGACGCCGTTGGTCGTCAGCCGTGCCGGTGCGATCCCCGAGGTGGTCGGACCCGACGGGCTCTGCGCCGACCTGGTTGAGCCCGGCAACGTGGAGGCGCTTCGCGAAGCGATCGCCAACCTCCTCGACGACCCGGAGCGCCGGGTCCGGATGGGGCGTGCCGGTCGCACCCGCGTCCAAGAGCTGTTCAGCTGGCACGCCG
It contains:
- a CDS encoding MCE family protein — translated: MTARIPTRPMKRIATVLIASLALLLAACDFDGAYDLPLPGSPVDKDKSYVITADFRDVLNVVPKSPVMVDDVTVGEITEVDRNGWHARVTMRIRDDVKLPANSMAMIRQTSLLGEKYVALEEPVDEPAAGVLTDKGHIALSATGRNPEVEEVLGALSFLLSGGGVAQLGTITTELNNVMSGRTGDVKRLLTNLDQVVGTLDDQKADIIDAMESMNKLATTLNTERDAIGEAIDVMPAAIKVLKDQHGELVKMLKGLEELGKVGTRVIGASKDDLIASLKSLKPILTALNEAGASLPAGLSLMLSFPFPEEAQDIVKGDYGNTEIRLDVNLENYITDSLITLPDPAELVKDLTKCLGSGNLASKACAKFLTNLDLFRELRAACKEPINKLRDVCKILAKLPGGGLPDLSDLSKLLGQPGLSAVPELLGLDGLLGLKKAATGGPDAPRADLYGTGITS
- a CDS encoding MlaD family protein, with the translated sequence MMTRGVKIRLMAFVVLSAVGIVYVTANYLGLVDRVLGRGITVHATLPDSGGLFVGSEVTYRGTKVGKVSDMKVTKKGLLVDMKIEDGYRIPKDSPVKVHNLSAVGEQYIDFLPEDGEGPYAEEGYTFRGTKDSLPVGEDEVLIKLDAFVNSVDKDNLSSFIKELGAMFKDTGRPLQKLIDSGSEFIDVASAHTQETIKLLDTGLKVLETQQGQGENIKAFSRDLASLTEVLKNKDGDLRKILELTPEAATEIDGLLQDLEPTLPVLLANMITTSQVAVNHLDGIEQLLVSFPLAVASGFTGTPGDGWGHVNIQLAQSPGPCRGEGYMPATEWRRGDQLDDTAVYPAKCLNPGKSVQRGSVFAPGRSQGANSTGKSYRGTYNPSTGEVDGAMDKDGNPISVHSPQNLSVLGNDSWKWLLVGPVAD
- a CDS encoding NAD(P)/FAD-dependent oxidoreductase; its protein translation is MPPLDDTIETDLVIIGGGPTGLFAAYYAGFRGLRVAVIDSLPELGGQVTAMYPEKAILDVAGFPTVKGRELVAGLVEQAAVADPTYLLGRSATKMTTGDDGVSVGLEDGTTVSAKAALITAGIGKFSPRPLPAADDWIGRGVEFFVPSFAPYQGKDVVIVGGGDSAFDWAVHLEPIAKSVTLVHRRDAFRAHERTVEQVRASSVEIITKAEISAIRGGSSVEEIDIAVGDEIITRPAQAVVAALGFIADLGPMKEWGLELDKRHVVVDSAMKTNLDRVFAAGDITEYPGKVRLIAVGFGEAATAVNNAAVAIDPSAHVFPGHSSEGS
- a CDS encoding pyridoxamine 5'-phosphate oxidase family protein, producing the protein MDAQELDNFLRANIKVQVATAGKNGRPHLTTLFYIVLDDGRIAFWTYGRSQKIVNLERDPRITCLVEDGVDYFELRGASITGSAEIVREHDRILEIGGAVAARMVGVDSVEDLGEIGLDEIRRQAGKRVAVIVTPERVGTWDHRKMKG
- a CDS encoding ferredoxin — its product is MKVKVDFDLCESNALCEALAPDVFELDDDDYLVIKQDDVTDENIGRIKQAVAACPRSAISITED
- a CDS encoding 3-oxoacyl-ACP reductase; translation: MTALDLDGRVAIVTGAGQGLGRAEAVELARSGARVVLNDLPGAADEAAEEIRSLGGEARVAPGDVGERATADLMVSTALEEFGSLDIVVNNAGITRDRMLFNLSDEEWDLVLKVHLRGHFLLTRNAASHWRSLSKESGAPVQGSIVNTASEAFLSGSPGQANYAAAKAGITALTLSAARGLAKIGVRANAICPRARTSMTAAVFGEDTSGEAIDPYSPEHVAPLVAYLASPQAESINGQVFVVYGGMVALLAAPVVEQRFDASGDTWDLDDLGKQIGGYFETREDKSRSFSADSVMQLTV
- a CDS encoding SDR family NAD(P)-dependent oxidoreductase, with amino-acid sequence MGRLAGKTAIVTGGAQGQGAQIARAFVTEGARVVIADVAQEAGEALAAELGEAAVFMNHDVSNEESWQATVTAANEKFGPVNVLVNNAGILRFNALEFTSLEEYMQLVNINQVGCFLGMKSVARTMRKNGGGSIINASSVEGLGGMPTLVAYSATKFAIRGMTKVAALELGPKGIRVNSVHPGMIDTGMTRVHGGDAAMEFGASKVALKRVGTPADVAPLYVYLASDESSYVTGAEIAIDGGATATHAFGG
- a CDS encoding TetR family transcriptional regulator, whose protein sequence is MNALNSLTQDDLGSAAQRERRKRILDATIDLASRGGFDAVQMRGVAEQADVALGTLYRYFPSKIHLLVSALGREFENAQGQRAGKPIPGDTAAERVNFVLGRTTRILQKDPHLTEALTRAFMFADASVSAEIHHVGMMLTGMLTDAMGTRQGADEPTSEEVAIARVLGDVWLSSLVGWVTGRTSAEDVEKSMAVAIRLLVR
- a CDS encoding glycosyltransferase family 4 protein gives rise to the protein MRIALLSYRSKPHCGGQGVYIRHLSRELVALGHEVEVFSGQPYPELDEGVGLTKVPSLDLYREPDPFRIPKLKEFRDLIDVEEFLTMCTAGFPEPKTFGKRVARLIKARRDEFDIVHDNQVLAHGMVDIMDAGIPLITTLHHPITFDRKLDLAAAPNWRKKLSTRRWYGFLKMQGKVARRAVKILSPSESSARDIVTDFGVDPERIQVIPLGADDVFAPPTTPRVPGRIVAMASADAPIKGVATLLEAFAKLRTERDLELILVTKPEVGGRTEQLIEKLAIKDSVSFVNGISDAELVEVMGSAELACVPSLYEGFSLPTAELMACETPLVVSRAGAIPEVVGPDGLCADLVEPGNVEALREAIANLLDDPERRVRMGRAGRTRVQELFSWHAVAVATAAAYEEVLADHPTAPSHNQIEDTNADR